CGAGCCGGCAACGCCGCTCGCCCGGATGAATCAAAGAAGGACCCGAACCATGAGCACGACGCTCGAACCTACTGTGACCGCACCGCTTACGAATACCGGCAACCGGATGGACCACCTTGACTGGCTCGAAGCCGAGTCGATCCATATCCTGCGCGAGCTGGTCGCCGAATGCAGCAAGCCTGCGCTGCTGTTCTCGGGCGGCAAGGACTCGGTGGTGGTGCTGCATCTCGCGCTGAAGGCATTCGGCCTCGGCGCGAACCGGCAGACCCAGCTGCCGTTCCCGCTCGTGCATATCGACACGGGCCACAACTACGAGGAAGTGATCGACTTCCGCGATCGTCGCGCGCAGCAGATCGGCGCCGAGCTCGTGGTCGGCCACGTCGAAGATTCGATCCGCCGCGGCACGGTGCGTCTGCGTCGCGAGACCGATTCGCGCAACGCGGTGCAGGCGGTCACACTGCTCGAAACGATCGAGCAATACGGCTATACCGCGATGATCGGCGGCGCGCGCCGCGACGAAGAAAAGGCCCGTGCGAAAGAGCGGATCTTCTCGTTCCGCGACGAGTTCGGCCAATGGGATCCGAAGGCGCAGCGCCCCGAGCTGTGGAGCCTGTATAACGCGCGTCTGCATGCGGGCGAGCATCTGCGCGTGTTCCCGATCTCGAACTGGACCGAACTCGACGTGTGGCAATACATCGCGCGCGAGCAGCTCGAACTGCCGTCGATCTATTACGCGCATACGCGCGAGATCGTGCGCCGCAACGGGCTTCTCGTGCCGGTCACGCCGCTTACGCCGATGCGCGAGGGCGAGACGAGCGAACAGGCGCTCGTGCGTTTCCGCACGGTCGGCGACATCAGCTGCACGTGCCCGGTCGCAAGCGATGCGGACACGGTCGAAAAGATCATCGCCGAAACGGCGGTGACCGAGATCACGGAACGCGGCGCCACGCGGATGGACGACCAGACGTCCGAAGCCGCGATGGAACAGCGCAAGAAGCAAGGTTATTTCTGAGGCACGCGAGGTAAGACAGTCATGAGCATTCATCAACCGCAAGACCTCGGCGTGCTGCGTTTCATCACGGCAGGCAGTGTCGACGACGGCAAGAGCACGCTGATCGGCCGCCTGCTGTACGACAGCAAGGCCGTGCTGTCCGATCAGCTGTCGGCGCTGTCGCGCGCGAAGAACAAGCGTACCGTCGGCGACGAAATCGACCTGTCGCTGCTGACCGACGGCCTCGAAGCCGAACGCGAGCAGGGCATTACGATCGACGTGGCATATCGCTATTTCGCCACGGCGAAGCGCAAGTTCATCATCGCCGATACGCCGGGGCACGAGCAGTACACGCGCAACATGGTGACCGGCGCATCGACCGCGCATGCGGCGATCATTCTCGTCGACGCGACGCGCGTGACGCTCGAAAACGGTGTGGCGCAACTGCTGCCGCAAACGAAGCGCCACAGCGCGATCGTGAAACTGCTTGGTTTGCAGCATGTGATCGTCGCGATCAACAAGATGGACCTCGTCGATTTCAACGAAACGCGCTTCAACGAGATTCGCGACGCGTATGTCGAACTTGCGCGCCAGCTCGGCTTGACGAATGTGCGCTTCGTGCCGGTGTCGGCGCTGAAGGGCGACAACATCGTCAGCGCGAGCGAGCGCATGCCGTGGTATGCGGGCGAGCCGCTGCTCGACGTGCTCGAGGCACTGCCGGTTGAAACAGCGGACCACGCGGCGCTGCGCTTTCCGGTGCAATGGGTGGCGCGCCAGGACGGCAGCCAGGCCGACGACTTTCGCGGCTATATGGGCCGTATCGAGTCCGGCGAAGTGAAGGTGGGCGACGCGATTGTCGTGCTGCCGGCCAATCGCGAAGCAACGGTCGCGGAAATCGTCGCGCCGGTGCCGGGCGGCACCGCGCAAGTCGATCGCGCGTTCGCGGGCCAGACGGTGACGATTCGCCTCGACCGGGACGTCGACGTATCGCGCGGCGATACGTTCGTGCTCGCGGGCGACCTGCCGCAGCCGGCGAAGAAGCTCGAAGCGGATCTGTGCTGGTTCGACGACACGCCGCTGTCGACGCAGCGCAAGTACCTGCTGAAGCAGACCACCAACACGGTGTTCGCGCGCATCGGCGCGATCAGACAGGTGCTCGATGTGCATACGCTGTCGCATGCCACCGACCGGCACGACCTGTCGATGAACGATATCGGACGCGTGCAGCTGACGCTGCAAAAGCCGCTCGTGGCCGACGAGTATGATACGAACCCGGGCACGGGCGCATTCGTGCTGATCGATGAGGCGACGCATCATACGGTCGCCGCGGGCATGATTCGTGCACTTTCTGCTTGAGGGCTCGCGGCTTCAAACGTGAAACAGCGCGAGCCGTGCATCAAGGGTGCATATCGCGGCAAACGGATTTCACGCGAGATTTCACGCAAGCGGGACGAACGGAGCAGGAGCAAATGGGTAAGGTGTATCTGATCGGTGCGGGGCCTGGTGCGGCGGACCTTATTACGGTGCGCGGTGCACGCTTGTTGGGCATCGCCGATGTCGTGCTGCACGATGCGCTGATCGAGCCGGCGATGCTCGAGCATGCGCCGCATGCGCGCAAGATCGCGGTCGGCAAGCGCTGCGGGCAGCGCTCGACCGCGCAGCACTTTATCAACAAGCAGATCGTCGATGCGGCGCGCGAGCATGATGTCGTGGTGCGGCTCAAGGGTGGCGATCCGATGCTGTTCGGCCGTGCCGACGAAGAAATGCGCGCGCTCGAAGCGGCCGGCATCGAATACGAGGTGGTGCCGGGCATTACCGCGGCGCTTGCCAGTGCGGCTGCGCTGCAGCGTTCGTTGACGCTGCGCGGCGTATCGCGCAGTGTCGCGCTGGCGACGCATAGCCGCGCCGCCGATACCGAGGCGATTCGCGAGCAGGTCAATGCCGACTCGCTCGTGTTCTATATGGGCCGTGACAGCGCGCCTGAAATCGCGCAGCAACTGATCGACGCGGGACGTGCACCGGCTACGCCGGTTGCGATCGTCGAAGCCTGCAGCACGCCGCGCGAGCGCACGCTGACGCTGACGCTCGAAGGCCTCGCGGCCGGCGACGCGCAGCAGTGGCTCGATCCGGCGCAGCCGAGTCTGCTGATGATCGGCGACGCATTCGCCGAGCGGCAGCGCGCGGCGCAGAACAGCGACGATTCAGCCGAGGCCGATACGGCTCGCGATGAACAGCCGGGCAAAGGCATCCGCAGGGTGGCGTGAGGCCGCTCATCTGACGAATATCGATCATCCCGGCACGGTGGCATGACGAAAAAAAGGCGCGATTCACATCGCGCCTTTTTTATTGCCTGCCCGATAGGGCTTTCCTGCCTGATGCCTTGCCTGCCGAACGCCGCAACGAGATGCGGTCAGTCCTTGAACAGATGCGTCGAGTGCGTCACGGCCGCGCCCGCGCGCATCGCCGCGGCGACCATAGCCGCTTCCGTCAACTGCTGGTCGGTTGCGCCGGCCTTGCGCGCCGCCGTCGTATGCAGTTCGATGCAATACGGGCATTGCGTGGTCAGCGCCACGGCGACCGCGATGATCTGCTTCGTCTGCTCGCTTAACGCGCCGGCTTCGAACGCGGCCTTGTCGAATGCCCAGAAGGTCTTCATCAGATCAGGTGCGTTTTCGTCCAGCTTCTTGAGTCGGGT
The nucleotide sequence above comes from Paraburkholderia sp. SOS3. Encoded proteins:
- the cysD gene encoding sulfate adenylyltransferase subunit CysD, which produces MSTTLEPTVTAPLTNTGNRMDHLDWLEAESIHILRELVAECSKPALLFSGGKDSVVVLHLALKAFGLGANRQTQLPFPLVHIDTGHNYEEVIDFRDRRAQQIGAELVVGHVEDSIRRGTVRLRRETDSRNAVQAVTLLETIEQYGYTAMIGGARRDEEKARAKERIFSFRDEFGQWDPKAQRPELWSLYNARLHAGEHLRVFPISNWTELDVWQYIAREQLELPSIYYAHTREIVRRNGLLVPVTPLTPMREGETSEQALVRFRTVGDISCTCPVASDADTVEKIIAETAVTEITERGATRMDDQTSEAAMEQRKKQGYF
- a CDS encoding sulfate adenylyltransferase subunit 1: MSIHQPQDLGVLRFITAGSVDDGKSTLIGRLLYDSKAVLSDQLSALSRAKNKRTVGDEIDLSLLTDGLEAEREQGITIDVAYRYFATAKRKFIIADTPGHEQYTRNMVTGASTAHAAIILVDATRVTLENGVAQLLPQTKRHSAIVKLLGLQHVIVAINKMDLVDFNETRFNEIRDAYVELARQLGLTNVRFVPVSALKGDNIVSASERMPWYAGEPLLDVLEALPVETADHAALRFPVQWVARQDGSQADDFRGYMGRIESGEVKVGDAIVVLPANREATVAEIVAPVPGGTAQVDRAFAGQTVTIRLDRDVDVSRGDTFVLAGDLPQPAKKLEADLCWFDDTPLSTQRKYLLKQTTNTVFARIGAIRQVLDVHTLSHATDRHDLSMNDIGRVQLTLQKPLVADEYDTNPGTGAFVLIDEATHHTVAAGMIRALSA
- the cobA gene encoding uroporphyrinogen-III C-methyltransferase, whose product is MGKVYLIGAGPGAADLITVRGARLLGIADVVLHDALIEPAMLEHAPHARKIAVGKRCGQRSTAQHFINKQIVDAAREHDVVVRLKGGDPMLFGRADEEMRALEAAGIEYEVVPGITAALASAAALQRSLTLRGVSRSVALATHSRAADTEAIREQVNADSLVFYMGRDSAPEIAQQLIDAGRAPATPVAIVEACSTPRERTLTLTLEGLAAGDAQQWLDPAQPSLLMIGDAFAERQRAAQNSDDSAEADTARDEQPGKGIRRVA
- a CDS encoding carboxymuconolactone decarboxylase family protein, producing the protein MFDMKHLTRLKKLDENAPDLMKTFWAFDKAAFEAGALSEQTKQIIAVAVALTTQCPYCIELHTTAARKAGATDQQLTEAAMVAAAMRAGAAVTHSTHLFKD